The Mycobacteriales bacterium region CTGTGACCGATGGACAACGCGATGTCGGAGATCCTCAGCCGGCAGGACCACGTCATCACCCGACGCCAGGCCCTGGAGCTGATGTCGCTGGACGCGCTCAGGCATCGTCTCGGTGGACCCTGGCAGATCATGCTTCCCGGCGTGTATCTGGCCCAGACCGGATCGCCCTCGCGGCGTCAGCGGCTGCGGGCAGCCCTGCTGTACGGCGGGTCGTCCGCACAGCTGGCGGACGCGACGGCACTGCATGCCTACGGCGTTCGCTACCTCCCGCCGGACCCAACCGTGCGGGTGTTGCTCGCGGCCGAGGCGAAGCGCGCCAACCGCGATGGTGTCGTCGTTCGCCGTACTCATCGAAGGCCGCAGCCTCGCATCATCGACGGTCTGCCCCACTGTCCGCCCGAGCGGGCGTTGGTTGAGTTTGCGGCGCGGGTGGGTGAGCGCCGGGTTGCGACCGCCGTGGTCGCGGATGCGGTGCAGCGAGGCCTCGCATCCCTCGACCGGATGACGATGGAGGTCGTTCACGTCACTGGTCGCGGTGCCGGGATCGCGCGACTCGCCGTGGGAGATGTCGTCGGTGGTGCGCGGTCGGCTCCCGGCTCGCCGGGCGCGGTCTTCCACCAGGCGTTGTGCTGCTCCGCGCGGATCCCGATGGCCCATTAGTGGGGCGATAGCCCCACCAATGGGCCATGCGTGGGGCTGGAGCCCCACCAATGGGCCATGCGTGGGCACTAAGGTGTCCGGCGTGGCGGAGCGCACCCTGGTCCTGGTCAAGCCCGACGCCGTACGGCGGGGCCTCATCGGCGAGATCGTCGGCCGGCTCGAGAACAAAGGTCTGATGATCCTCGCCCTCGAGCTGCGCACCCTGGACACGGACATCGCGACTCGGCACTACGCCGAGCACGAGGGCAAGCCGTTCTTCGGTTCGCTGGTCGAGTTCATCACCGGCGGGCCGCTGGTCGCGATCGTGGTCGAGGGCCACCGGGCGATCGAGGCGGTTCGCACCCTGATGGGCGTGACCGATCCGGTCGCCTCGACGCCCGGTTCGATCCGCGGCGACTACGCGCTCGAGATCGGCCAGAACCTGGTCCACGGCTCGGACTCACCGGAGGCAGCGGCCCGCGAGGTCGCCCTGTTCTTCCCCGCGCTGGCCTGACTGCCGGCGCCGGCAGCGGCCGAAATCGGCCATTTCGGCGTACGTCGGATCGGCGCTAGCATCAGTCACTGCCCCCAAAAATGCGCAGCTTGAACGAGCACAGCGCTTCCATTCCCCGATCCGGAAGGCGTGCGCCGATATGGCGAACAACAGCGGATTCCTCGGCCGTGACATGGCCGTCGACCTCGGCACGGCCAACACGTTGGTCTACGTGCGCGGTCGCGGCATCGTCCTGAACGAGCCGAGCGTGGTCGCGATCAACACCAACACCGCCGGCATCCTGGCGGTCGGCACCGAGGCGAAGCGGATGATCGGCCGCACGCCCGGCAACATCGTCGCGATCCGGCCGCTGAAGGACGGCGTGATCGCCGACTTCGAGACCACCGAGCGCATGCTGCGCTACTTCATCCAGAAGGTGCACCGCCGCCGGCGCACCGCCCGTCCGCGGCTGGTCATCTGCGTGCCGAGCGGCATCACCGGGGTCGAGCAGCGGGCGGTCAAGGATGCCGGCTACCAGGCCGGCGCCCGCAAGGTCTTCATCATCGAGGAGCCGATGGCGGCCGCGATCGGCGCCGGGCTCCCCGTGCACGAGCCGACCGGCAACATGGTCGTCGACATCGGCGGCGGCACGACCGAGGTCGCCGTCATCTCCCTCGGCGGCATCGTTACTAGCCAGTCGATCCGCACCGGC contains the following coding sequences:
- a CDS encoding rod shape-determining protein, whose protein sequence is MANNSGFLGRDMAVDLGTANTLVYVRGRGIVLNEPSVVAINTNTAGILAVGTEAKRMIGRTPGNIVAIRPLKDGVIADFETTERMLRYFIQKVHRRRRTARPRLVICVPSGITGVEQRAVKDAGYQAGARKVFIIEEPMAAAIGAGLPVHEPTGNMVVDIGGGTTEVAVISLGGIVTSQSIRTGGDELDASIIAYVKKEYSLMLGERTAEEIKMAIGSAFPAPDEPGAEIRGRDLVTGLPKTILVSADEIRKAIEEPVNAIVDAVKTTLDKTPPELSGDVMDRGIVLTGGGALLAGLDERLRHETGMPIHVTDDPLNSVAMGAGKCVEEFEALQQVLISEPRR
- the ndk gene encoding nucleoside-diphosphate kinase → MAERTLVLVKPDAVRRGLIGEIVGRLENKGLMILALELRTLDTDIATRHYAEHEGKPFFGSLVEFITGGPLVAIVVEGHRAIEAVRTLMGVTDPVASTPGSIRGDYALEIGQNLVHGSDSPEAAAREVALFFPALA